GAGTTCAAGGGCCGGATTTTTAAAAAGGGGCATGTGATTCGGGAAGAGGATATCCCGCTCTTGCTGGACATCGGCAAGGAACACATTTACGTGTTGGACTTGCAGCCGGGAGAACTGCATGAGGATGATGCGGCGATCCGGCTGTCCCGGGCGGTCATGGGAGATCATTTGACAGTATCGGAACCGTCGGAAGGCAAGGTGTCCCTGGCGTCGGGGATTCACGGTTTGTTGAAAGTGGACATTGAAGCGCTGTTGATGATCAACTCGATCGGCGAGTTGGCCGTCGTCACGAAAAAAACGAACCGCGTCGTGCAACCGGGCGAGGAAGTGGCGGCGATGCGGGCGATTCCGCTGGTGATCGCCGAACAAAAAATCGTGCAGGCGGAAACGATCGCCAAAATGTCCGCCCCGGTGATCACCGTATTGCCGTTCCGTTCACTTAAGGTGGGGATCGTGACGACCGGCAGCGAGATCGTCACAGGCCGGATTGCTGATAGGTTTGGCCCCCGCATCCGGGAGAAGCTTGCGCCGTTTGGCGCTGTCGTGCTCGGACAAAAAATCGTCGGTGACCAAAAAGCGGACATCCAGGCGGGCATCCGGGAGTTTTTGGCGCAAGGGGCGGAGCTTGTCATTTGCACCGGCGGCATGTCGGTCGATCCGGACGACCGGACTCCGGGCGCGATTCATGAGCTGGCAACCGAAGTGGTCGCTTATGGCATGCCGATTTTGCCCGGTTCGATGACGATGCTCGCCTATATCGGCGAGGTGCCTGTGTTCGGCTTGCCGGGCGCTGTGATCTATGAAGAGGTGACGGCGTTTGACCTGTTCCTGCCGCGCATACTGGCCGGCGACAAGGTGACGGGCAAAGAGATTGCCGAACTGGGGCACGGGGGTCTGCTCAAATGATGCGGGTCGGCCTGTCGGTGGAGGAAGCGGTTCGCGAAGTGCTTGCTCATCTAAAACCGGTCGCTTCGATCGAGATGAACATCAAAGATTCGTTCGGCTATACGCTGGCGGAGGATATGTACGCTGCGATTCCGGTTCCGCCGTTTGACCGCGCGATGATGGACGGATTCGCCATCCGGTCGGCCGACGTGCAGTCCGCCACGCCCGAACGGCCTGTCAAGCTGCGCGTGCGGGGGCGGATCGGCGCGGGTGAATCATCCGATGCGGAGCTGCAGGAGGGGGAAGCGATCCGCATCATGACAGGCGCTCCGATTCCGAAAGGGGCGGATGCGGTCGCCCGGTTTGAAATCACTGACGGAGCGGAC
The window above is part of the Effusibacillus pohliae DSM 22757 genome. Proteins encoded here:
- a CDS encoding molybdopterin-binding protein, whose product is MREVHVRDAVGMRLAHDLTRIVPGEFKGRIFKKGHVIREEDIPLLLDIGKEHIYVLDLQPGELHEDDAAIRLSRAVMGDHLTVSEPSEGKVSLASGIHGLLKVDIEALLMINSIGELAVVTKKTNRVVQPGEEVAAMRAIPLVIAEQKIVQAETIAKMSAPVITVLPFRSLKVGIVTTGSEIVTGRIADRFGPRIREKLAPFGAVVLGQKIVGDQKADIQAGIREFLAQGAELVICTGGMSVDPDDRTPGAIHELATEVVAYGMPILPGSMTMLAYIGEVPVFGLPGAVIYEEVTAFDLFLPRILAGDKVTGKEIAELGHGGLLK